A stretch of Gammaproteobacteria bacterium DNA encodes these proteins:
- a CDS encoding isovaleryl-CoA dehydrogenase, producing the protein MSLFNTHINEDLDLLRESVRRFAETEIAPRAAEIDTSNTFPVDLWKKMGDLGLLGMTIPAEYGGSDLGYLAHVIAMEEISRASASVGLSYGAHSNLCMNNLYLNGNEEQRQKYLPKLCSGEWVGALAMSEPAAGSDVIGSMACNAKKNADGWIANGNKMWITNGPECDVAIVYMRTADKSLGSKSVSAFIVEKDFAGFSKAQKLDKLGMRGSNTGELVFDNCQIPKANLLGTEHGGTYLLMRGLDSERLVLSGGPIGIMQACMDVVMPYIHERKQFDQEIGKFGLMQAKIADMYTALQSARAFTYRTAEQFDAGKPTRQDAAASLLYCSEAAVKVSLEAIQCLGGNGYINEYPCGRFLRDAKLYDIGAGTNEVRRMLIGRELFKASKP; encoded by the coding sequence ATGAGTCTGTTCAATACCCACATCAACGAAGACCTCGACTTGTTACGCGAGTCTGTGCGGCGCTTTGCCGAAACCGAGATTGCCCCGCGTGCGGCCGAGATCGATACCAGCAACACCTTCCCGGTCGACTTGTGGAAAAAAATGGGTGATCTGGGTTTGCTGGGCATGACGATTCCTGCCGAGTACGGTGGCAGCGATCTGGGTTATCTCGCACACGTGATCGCAATGGAAGAGATCTCTCGTGCTTCGGCTTCGGTTGGTTTGTCGTATGGCGCACATTCCAACTTGTGTATGAACAATCTGTACCTGAATGGCAATGAAGAGCAGCGGCAAAAATATTTACCCAAGCTTTGCAGTGGCGAATGGGTGGGTGCTTTGGCAATGTCGGAACCCGCAGCGGGTTCGGATGTGATCGGTTCCATGGCCTGCAATGCGAAAAAAAACGCTGACGGCTGGATCGCCAATGGCAATAAAATGTGGATCACCAATGGTCCGGAATGCGATGTTGCGATTGTATACATGCGAACTGCTGATAAATCGCTTGGTTCCAAATCCGTTTCGGCTTTTATTGTGGAAAAAGATTTTGCCGGATTCAGCAAGGCGCAAAAACTCGACAAACTCGGTATGCGTGGTTCCAATACCGGTGAACTGGTGTTTGATAATTGCCAGATACCCAAAGCAAACTTGCTGGGCACCGAGCATGGCGGCACTTATTTATTAATGCGTGGTCTGGATTCCGAACGACTGGTTTTGTCGGGTGGACCAATCGGGATTATGCAAGCCTGTATGGATGTGGTCATGCCCTACATACATGAACGCAAACAGTTCGATCAGGAGATTGGTAAATTTGGACTGATGCAAGCCAAGATCGCTGACATGTACACGGCTCTACAAAGTGCCCGGGCCTTCACTTATCGCACCGCCGAACAATTCGACGCCGGCAAACCGACCCGACAAGACGCGGCTGCGAGTTTATTATATTGCTCGGAAGCGGCGGTAAAAGTGTCACTGGAAGCCATCCAGTGTTTGGGTGGCAATGGCTATATCAATGAGTACCCGTGCGGCCGCTTTTTGCGTGACGCCAAGTTGTATGACATTGGCGCGGGTACCAACGAAGTTCGCCGTATGTTGATCGGACGTGAGTTGTTTAAGGCAAGCAAGCCGTAG
- a CDS encoding Glu/Leu/Phe/Val dehydrogenase has translation MELFDYVSNKGHEQVVFFHSKSTGLKAIVAIHDTTLGPALGGLRMWPYETEEAALKDVLRLSRGMTYKAAVSGLNLGGGKAVIIGDPEKDKSEAFFRSFGRFINTLGGRYITAEDVNTTVEDMEYIYQETDNVVGVHPAHGGSGDPSPYTAFGTFRSIEATLNKKYGNTNIGDYSYAVQGVGSVGYHLVKMLRDKGAKVYITDINEKRVDEIVQELGAEAVGLNDIYDTDAKVFVPCALGGVINENTIDRLKCDIVCGSANNQLDTSKMGHELESRNILYAPDYAVNAGGLINVAIELQGYDTDRSYRMVSNIYNIMERIYKISERDSIPPFEAANRLAEERIKMLGETKLVHTRNAITRLTGRRRTIQVEA, from the coding sequence ATGGAACTGTTTGATTACGTCAGTAACAAGGGCCATGAACAAGTTGTATTTTTCCATTCCAAAAGTACCGGCCTCAAAGCCATTGTTGCCATTCATGACACAACCCTCGGCCCTGCTCTGGGCGGTTTGCGTATGTGGCCGTATGAGACTGAAGAAGCGGCCTTGAAAGATGTACTCAGACTCTCGCGCGGCATGACTTACAAAGCGGCTGTATCCGGACTCAATCTGGGTGGCGGTAAAGCGGTTATTATCGGGGACCCCGAGAAAGACAAATCCGAAGCTTTTTTCCGTTCCTTTGGTCGCTTTATCAATACACTAGGTGGACGCTACATTACCGCAGAAGACGTCAACACCACAGTTGAAGACATGGAGTATATTTATCAGGAAACCGATAATGTGGTCGGTGTACACCCGGCGCATGGTGGATCCGGGGACCCTTCTCCGTATACCGCGTTTGGAACTTTCCGCAGCATCGAAGCAACTTTGAATAAAAAATACGGCAATACCAATATTGGCGATTACTCATACGCCGTACAGGGTGTTGGCAGTGTTGGTTATCATCTGGTGAAAATGTTGCGTGACAAAGGCGCCAAAGTCTATATCACCGATATTAATGAAAAACGCGTTGACGAGATCGTCCAGGAACTCGGTGCCGAAGCCGTTGGTCTGAATGATATATACGATACCGATGCGAAAGTGTTTGTGCCTTGTGCGCTCGGTGGTGTGATCAATGAAAATACCATAGATCGTTTAAAGTGTGACATTGTTTGTGGCTCGGCCAACAATCAATTGGACACCAGCAAAATGGGGCATGAACTCGAGAGTCGTAATATTCTTTACGCACCGGATTACGCTGTGAATGCCGGTGGCTTGATCAATGTGGCCATTGAATTGCAAGGTTATGACACTGATCGTTCTTACCGTATGGTCAGTAATATTTACAACATTATGGAACGCATTTACAAAATCTCGGAACGCGACAGCATCCCGCCATTTGAAGCTGCCAACCGTCTTGCCGAAGAGCGCATTAAAATGCTGGGTGAAACCAAACTGGTGCATACGCGTAATGCGATAACACGTTTGACCGGTCGCCGACGCACTATTCAAGTCGAAGCTTAA
- a CDS encoding 1-acyl-sn-glycerol-3-phosphate acyltransferase, which produces MHHIYSVYAYSAFLFLTIPLIIVLSVLPGLGLRRRLARRVGRMIFFIMGIKLNIRGLENLPDEPCIVIANHASYLDGMILFASLPPRFTFVIKREVTSVPFMHLLLRRVGSHFVERTNRAEAANHLKKMLRRAQSGESLAIFPEGTFRVEPGLRNFQKGAFAVAHKTNMPMIPVFIHGARKALPAEEWKLTRIPLFIEIQAPLHYPGKFENVNVLKQHLQEIFQAHVGNI; this is translated from the coding sequence ATGCATCACATTTACAGTGTTTACGCATATTCTGCATTTCTATTTCTCACCATTCCGTTAATAATAGTTTTAAGTGTATTACCCGGACTGGGTTTAAGGCGTCGACTGGCACGACGGGTTGGCCGCATGATCTTTTTTATCATGGGCATCAAACTAAATATCCGCGGTCTGGAAAACCTGCCTGATGAACCCTGTATTGTGATTGCCAATCATGCCAGTTATCTCGATGGCATGATCTTGTTCGCAAGCCTGCCACCTCGTTTTACTTTTGTGATCAAACGCGAGGTCACCTCGGTTCCATTCATGCATTTGTTGTTACGCAGGGTTGGCTCGCACTTTGTGGAACGCACCAATCGAGCGGAAGCGGCTAATCATTTGAAAAAAATGCTTCGTCGGGCACAAAGTGGTGAATCCCTTGCGATTTTTCCGGAAGGCACATTTCGGGTAGAACCGGGTTTACGCAACTTTCAAAAAGGAGCCTTTGCGGTAGCCCACAAAACCAATATGCCTATGATTCCCGTGTTCATCCATGGCGCACGCAAAGCACTGCCGGCGGAAGAATGGAAATTGACCCGTATCCCCTTGTTTATCGAGATTCAGGCGCCTTTGCACTATCCCGGAAAATTTGAAAACGTCAATGTACTCAAACAGCATTTGCAAGAAATTTTTCAGGCCCATGTTGGAAATATTTGA
- the xerD gene encoding site-specific tyrosine recombinase XerD, with product MNEVSLKSLRAKSKDPVHNTLTSNAVVDSIDPNEVDLIDRFLDAIWMEYGLSKNTLKAYRNDMNQLLCWAHAKKCKLALLQRADIQEYLAERVGKKNSPHSTARQISSFRRFYQYLLREGLIQKDPTEQIARPRLSRGVPISLSEADVEALLNAPDLTDVLGMRDKAMLELLYATGLRVTELIKLRLSQLNLNQGIVRIVGKGNKERLVPMGDVAQDCLENYIATARDEIKGRRETDYVFPTKRSDSMSRQSFWHLIKRYAKKACISSELSPHTLRHAFATHMLNHGADLRVVQMLLGHSDLSTTQIYTHIAKERLSKLHSQHHPRG from the coding sequence ATGAACGAAGTAAGTCTCAAGTCATTAAGGGCAAAAAGTAAAGATCCAGTGCACAACACGCTGACATCAAATGCTGTTGTCGATAGTATTGACCCCAACGAGGTTGATCTGATCGACCGTTTTCTGGATGCTATCTGGATGGAGTACGGTCTATCCAAAAACACACTGAAAGCTTATCGCAATGACATGAATCAGCTGTTGTGTTGGGCGCATGCTAAAAAGTGTAAATTAGCCCTTTTACAGAGAGCGGACATTCAGGAATATCTGGCCGAGCGCGTGGGCAAAAAGAACAGTCCACATTCTACCGCCAGACAGATCTCGAGTTTTCGCCGTTTTTATCAATACCTGTTGCGTGAAGGCTTAATTCAAAAAGATCCCACCGAACAGATCGCGCGTCCGCGTTTGAGCCGCGGGGTACCTATCTCCTTATCGGAAGCGGATGTGGAGGCTTTGCTTAATGCGCCAGACCTCACCGATGTACTGGGTATGCGTGATAAAGCCATGCTTGAATTGCTCTACGCCACTGGTTTGCGTGTCACTGAATTGATCAAGTTACGATTATCCCAGCTCAATTTGAATCAGGGCATTGTGCGTATTGTCGGTAAGGGCAATAAAGAACGTCTGGTGCCCATGGGTGACGTCGCTCAGGATTGTCTGGAAAACTATATTGCTACTGCCAGAGATGAGATCAAAGGCAGGCGCGAAACCGATTATGTTTTCCCGACCAAACGCAGTGACAGCATGTCGCGTCAATCGTTTTGGCATTTGATCAAGCGTTATGCCAAAAAAGCATGCATAAGCAGCGAACTTTCCCCGCACACTTTGCGACACGCCTTTGCTACGCATATGTTAAATCATGGTGCTGATCTGCGTGTGGTGCAAATGTTACTCGGCCATAGTGATCTGTCGACCACCCAGATCTACACCCACATCGCCAAAGAAAGACTCAGCAAGTTACACAGCCAGCATCATCCGCGCGGCTAA
- a CDS encoding DsbC family protein, with product MKLYKSLALAGLLSFALLSTNPGFADKRAELAEKLPSVSVDQINESWVKGIYAVDLGERYAYVTEDGKHLFVGELINMENGQNHSRIEIGKKRVDAINNIPEENFIIFPAKDKKHTIIVFTDIDCTWCRRFHAEINDYSELGIEVKYLLRPRSGPQSKSWQKADSVFCSKNQQKNLTRAKQGMDVSIKNCKSSKVKDNVDYAETLGFMGTPVILSEGGQHLGGYVKAADLVKQLEAEKAGS from the coding sequence GTGAAATTATATAAAAGCCTAGCCCTCGCAGGACTGTTAAGTTTTGCCCTTTTGAGCACCAACCCCGGTTTTGCCGACAAACGCGCCGAATTGGCCGAAAAATTGCCCAGTGTAAGCGTTGATCAGATAAATGAATCCTGGGTAAAAGGGATTTACGCGGTTGACCTAGGAGAGCGTTACGCCTATGTGACCGAAGACGGTAAACATTTGTTCGTGGGTGAATTGATCAATATGGAGAATGGCCAGAATCATTCCCGTATCGAGATCGGTAAAAAACGCGTGGATGCGATAAATAATATTCCTGAAGAGAACTTTATTATTTTCCCGGCCAAGGATAAAAAACACACGATAATAGTCTTTACCGATATCGACTGCACCTGGTGTCGTCGTTTTCATGCCGAGATCAATGACTATTCCGAATTGGGTATTGAAGTGAAATACCTGTTACGTCCACGCTCTGGCCCGCAATCGAAATCCTGGCAAAAAGCCGACTCGGTATTTTGTTCAAAGAATCAGCAAAAAAACCTGACCCGCGCCAAACAGGGTATGGACGTCAGCATCAAAAACTGCAAAAGCTCGAAAGTAAAAGACAATGTCGATTACGCCGAGACATTGGGCTTCATGGGTACGCCGGTAATTTTGTCGGAAGGCGGCCAACATTTGGGTGGCTATGTGAAAGCGGCAGATCTGGTTAAGCAATTGGAGGCAGAGAAAGCCGGCAGTTAA
- a CDS encoding haloalkane dehalogenase, producing the protein MKTLRTPLKYFQDLPDYPFESYYADIEVGQMHFIDEGPKDGEPVLLLHGEPSWSYLYRHMIPPLAAAGFRCVAPDLIGFGKSDKPAKLDDHTYARHVDWMRQFIETLDLHNITFFGQDWGSLIGLRVAAENQQRFARIVLANGGLPTGEAELPSMFYKWQKFAKYSPYFPIGKIVEKGVRARLSADIVKAYDAPFPGGKYKKATRAMPQLVPTTPDDPAAQDNREAWRVFENWHKPFLTAFSDKDPITRGGEKVWQEKVPGAKNQKHVTIQGAGHFLQEEKGPELAQVIIDFCQANPV; encoded by the coding sequence ATGAAAACATTACGTACCCCACTTAAGTATTTTCAGGATCTGCCTGATTATCCGTTTGAATCCTACTACGCCGATATTGAAGTCGGTCAAATGCATTTTATTGATGAAGGTCCGAAGGATGGAGAGCCTGTCTTGCTTTTACACGGCGAGCCAAGTTGGTCGTATTTGTATCGACACATGATTCCTCCATTGGCAGCGGCGGGCTTTCGCTGCGTAGCCCCTGATCTTATTGGATTTGGTAAATCGGATAAGCCTGCAAAACTCGATGATCACACTTACGCAAGACACGTGGACTGGATGCGACAATTTATTGAAACCCTTGATTTACACAACATAACTTTTTTTGGGCAAGACTGGGGTTCATTGATCGGTTTGCGGGTGGCGGCTGAGAACCAGCAACGTTTTGCCCGCATCGTTTTAGCCAATGGCGGCTTGCCAACCGGCGAAGCCGAATTGCCTTCGATGTTTTATAAATGGCAAAAATTTGCAAAATACAGTCCGTACTTTCCAATTGGAAAAATTGTTGAAAAGGGCGTGCGAGCGAGATTATCAGCAGACATTGTCAAAGCCTATGACGCACCATTTCCCGGTGGCAAATACAAAAAAGCCACCCGCGCGATGCCGCAACTGGTGCCAACCACGCCCGATGATCCTGCCGCGCAGGACAATCGCGAGGCCTGGAGGGTTTTTGAGAATTGGCACAAGCCATTTTTAACCGCTTTCAGTGATAAAGATCCGATCACTCGCGGGGGCGAAAAAGTCTGGCAAGAAAAAGTGCCAGGAGCAAAAAATCAGAAGCATGTGACTATACAAGGGGCTGGGCATTTTTTGCAGGAAGAAAAGGGGCCAGAACTGGCACAAGTAATAATTGATTTTTGTCAGGCGAATCCTGTTTAA
- a CDS encoding ferredoxin family protein gives MTFVVTENCIKCKYTDCVEVCPVDCFHEGPNFLVIDPDECIDCTLCEPECPINAIYSEEDLPENQQHFLQLNEELSRDWPVITEMKDHPEDAKEWEDKPGKIEHLER, from the coding sequence ATGACTTTTGTAGTAACTGAAAATTGCATCAAATGTAAATACACCGACTGCGTGGAAGTGTGTCCGGTGGATTGTTTTCATGAAGGTCCGAATTTTCTGGTGATCGATCCCGATGAATGCATCGATTGCACCTTGTGCGAACCCGAGTGCCCGATCAATGCCATTTATTCTGAAGAAGACTTGCCTGAGAACCAGCAACACTTTTTGCAACTCAATGAAGAACTGTCTCGCGACTGGCCAGTGATCACAGAAATGAAAGATCATCCCGAGGATGCCAAGGAGTGGGAGGACAAACCCGGTAAAATAGAACACTTGGAAAGATAA
- a CDS encoding NUDIX hydrolase, protein MKFCSSCGQSVEFLIPSGDTYHRYVCSACGVVHYQNPNNVVGCIPEASDGRILLCKRAIEPRKGYWTIPAGFMENKETLAEGAKRETREEAEAEVKLLGLQSIIDVPFASQVHIMFRGELIDDKFGNGIESLETHLVAEDNIPWDEIAFPTVAFALKTFFADRARGEYTVHDAVIQRNRWDVKQPLPF, encoded by the coding sequence ATGAAATTTTGCTCGTCTTGTGGCCAATCGGTTGAATTCCTAATCCCGTCAGGAGACACCTATCATCGCTATGTTTGTAGCGCATGTGGTGTGGTGCATTATCAAAACCCGAATAATGTGGTCGGCTGTATTCCGGAAGCTTCCGATGGTCGCATCTTGTTGTGCAAACGTGCAATTGAGCCGCGCAAAGGCTATTGGACCATTCCAGCAGGTTTCATGGAGAACAAAGAGACCCTGGCCGAAGGCGCCAAACGCGAGACCCGGGAAGAAGCCGAAGCCGAGGTCAAATTACTGGGATTGCAATCCATAATTGATGTGCCCTTTGCATCGCAAGTTCACATTATGTTTCGCGGCGAGCTGATCGATGACAAATTCGGAAACGGTATAGAATCACTTGAAACCCATCTGGTGGCCGAGGACAATATCCCCTGGGACGAGATTGCTTTTCCAACAGTGGCGTTTGCCCTGAAAACATTTTTTGCCGATCGCGCGCGTGGCGAATACACCGTGCACGATGCTGTGATCCAGAGAAATCGTTGGGACGTTAAACAACCCTTGCCTTTCTGA
- a CDS encoding RNA polymerase sigma factor, whose translation MNATEQTLKTAIELPDENIIKLACTGDQGAMECIYRAYAPRIFTLMNRMVRRRDIAQELMQESFVDVLKNLKSYRGDASFYAWLRRIAVNRCLMHFRKHGNKESSLDYSNEPGFEDNTEASLDLAKTLQCLTPKRRMLVWLHEVEGMTHKEIAKLMGKSESFSKTELSRAMQQLRERNKPPQDEKKTLGEAETKQIRDRKIVNKTIQTKNDQISEVGLCTPQLNNS comes from the coding sequence TTGAACGCGACTGAACAGACATTGAAAACTGCAATTGAGCTGCCAGATGAGAACATCATCAAGCTGGCTTGCACGGGAGATCAAGGCGCCATGGAATGTATTTACCGGGCTTATGCTCCGCGTATTTTTACCCTGATGAATCGTATGGTCAGACGCAGAGACATCGCTCAGGAACTGATGCAGGAAAGTTTTGTGGATGTTTTAAAGAATCTTAAGTCGTATCGGGGTGATGCCAGTTTTTATGCCTGGCTACGCCGTATTGCAGTTAATCGTTGCTTGATGCATTTTCGCAAACACGGCAATAAAGAGAGCAGTCTGGATTACAGCAACGAACCCGGCTTTGAGGATAATACCGAAGCGTCCCTGGATCTGGCAAAAACTTTGCAATGCCTGACGCCCAAGCGCCGTATGTTGGTGTGGTTGCATGAAGTGGAAGGCATGACGCATAAAGAAATTGCAAAACTCATGGGAAAGTCGGAGAGTTTTTCCAAAACCGAATTGTCGCGAGCCATGCAACAGTTACGTGAACGCAATAAACCGCCACAAGACGAAAAAAAAACCTTGGGTGAAGCTGAAACGAAACAAATCAGAGACCGGAAAATTGTGAACAAGACAATACAAACCAAAAACGACCAAATTAGTGAGGTTGGCCTATGCACGCCACAACTGAACAACTCCTGA
- a CDS encoding PDZ domain-containing protein: MLTLKKLITLFVIFGLSYSPTLLADANSDKLAEAQKKLEEAAREYAELSSELGGDAAAQVMRTFSFSKHADKPPKARLGINIGKVVTRKTENGVSETETRGQKPEDQKSDGVHVMGVSPEGPAAQAGLKAGDVITALNGQTLLAAPDNSAVKQLTEIMSEVNPGDTVEILYQRDGVTQSAKIVTDEMPHKGMRMRFGDNDFKFGGPGMPGDFDIDIKSFDGLEGMKDLEIFKDMGDVFGEAKFIFMHSSPLGDAELVELSEDLGEYFGSDVGLLVVKAPSNIDIELRDGDVIRSIDGRTPTSVSHAMRIFRSYEAGEAVNLEILRKKRKRKLSLTIPENEKSSSHVWDFDRHPDGLVNNRKDGQQHKRIKIIKGQDST, from the coding sequence ATGTTAACGCTTAAAAAACTTATTACACTTTTTGTCATTTTTGGTTTGAGCTATAGCCCAACGCTTTTGGCAGACGCAAACAGTGATAAATTGGCTGAAGCACAGAAAAAGCTCGAGGAGGCTGCCCGTGAGTACGCTGAATTGTCCAGCGAACTTGGCGGCGATGCCGCAGCGCAGGTAATGCGTACTTTCAGTTTTTCAAAGCATGCTGACAAGCCGCCTAAAGCCCGACTGGGGATCAATATCGGAAAAGTGGTGACACGCAAGACCGAAAACGGTGTGAGTGAAACCGAAACCCGTGGCCAAAAACCCGAAGACCAAAAGTCCGATGGCGTACACGTCATGGGAGTCAGTCCGGAAGGCCCTGCGGCCCAGGCGGGCTTAAAGGCTGGTGATGTGATCACAGCCTTGAATGGTCAGACATTACTGGCAGCACCGGATAATAGTGCGGTTAAACAATTGACCGAGATCATGAGCGAGGTAAACCCAGGGGACACTGTGGAAATCCTTTATCAACGTGATGGCGTGACGCAAAGCGCCAAAATAGTGACCGACGAAATGCCACATAAGGGAATGCGCATGCGTTTTGGTGACAATGATTTCAAATTCGGTGGACCGGGTATGCCGGGTGATTTCGATATTGACATTAAATCTTTTGATGGTCTTGAAGGCATGAAAGATCTGGAAATATTCAAGGATATGGGCGACGTGTTCGGTGAGGCGAAATTTATTTTCATGCATTCATCACCGCTTGGCGATGCGGAATTGGTCGAGCTGAGTGAAGATCTGGGTGAATACTTCGGAAGTGATGTGGGCTTATTGGTCGTCAAAGCGCCGAGTAATATAGACATTGAATTACGTGATGGCGATGTGATCCGCAGTATTGACGGGCGTACCCCGACCTCGGTCAGTCATGCGATGCGTATATTCCGTTCTTACGAAGCCGGTGAAGCGGTGAATCTGGAGATATTGCGCAAGAAACGCAAACGTAAACTGTCATTGACGATCCCGGAAAATGAAAAATCCAGTTCACATGTCTGGGATTTCGATAGGCATCCCGACGGCTTGGTGAATAACCGCAAGGATGGTCAACAACACAAACGTATCAAGATCATCAAAGGACAAGATAGCACCTGA
- the queA gene encoding tRNA preQ1(34) S-adenosylmethionine ribosyltransferase-isomerase QueA gives MWTRHDFHYQLPPELIAQVPLPERRASRLLVLDKSDQQSVIQDKHFTDLLEYLKPGDRLVFNNTRVIPARIHGLKDTGGKVELLLERCLSNSEALVHLRASKSPKPGSQLIFEQNCAVSVLDKTGALYKVRFYRDILEYLHAYGHMPLPPYIEREDNELDQSRYQTVFAKNPGAVAAPTASLHFDESMLQDIRSQGVDISELTLHVGAGTFQPVRVDDLSQHVMHSEWLDVPQSVVDEIMQTRQQGGRIIAVGTTVVRSLETAARGGDLQSFQGDSDLFITPGFEFQVVDAMLTNFHLPESTLLMLVSAFAGHANIKHAYAHAIAAKYRFFSYGDAMLLLNRASETA, from the coding sequence ATGTGGACGCGGCATGATTTTCATTATCAATTACCCCCTGAGCTGATTGCGCAAGTACCTTTGCCCGAACGACGCGCCAGTCGTTTATTGGTGCTGGACAAAAGTGACCAACAAAGCGTCATCCAGGACAAACACTTCACAGATTTGCTTGAATATCTAAAGCCTGGTGACCGTTTGGTATTTAATAATACCCGGGTAATTCCAGCGCGCATTCATGGGCTTAAAGACACCGGGGGTAAGGTCGAGCTGTTGCTGGAACGTTGCTTGAGTAACAGCGAGGCGTTGGTGCACTTACGCGCGAGTAAGTCCCCAAAACCTGGTTCACAACTGATCTTTGAGCAAAATTGTGCAGTAAGCGTATTGGATAAAACCGGTGCATTGTACAAAGTTCGCTTTTATCGGGACATTCTCGAATATTTACACGCTTACGGACATATGCCTTTGCCACCGTATATTGAGCGCGAAGACAATGAGCTGGATCAGTCACGTTATCAAACCGTGTTCGCCAAAAATCCGGGCGCAGTTGCCGCACCCACCGCCAGTTTGCATTTTGATGAGAGCATGTTGCAGGACATCCGCAGTCAGGGTGTGGACATTTCCGAATTAACCTTGCACGTTGGCGCAGGTACTTTTCAGCCGGTTCGGGTCGATGACCTGTCACAGCATGTGATGCACAGCGAATGGCTGGATGTGCCACAAAGCGTGGTAGACGAGATCATGCAAACCCGACAACAGGGTGGTCGCATCATTGCCGTGGGAACTACGGTTGTGCGGTCTCTGGAAACCGCGGCGCGTGGCGGTGATCTACAAAGCTTTCAGGGCGACAGCGATCTATTCATCACTCCCGGGTTTGAATTCCAGGTTGTGGACGCAATGCTGACCAATTTTCATTTGCCGGAGTCAACCTTGCTGATGCTGGTTTCGGCCTTTGCGGGTCACGCCAACATTAAACACGCTTACGCGCATGCGATTGCTGCAAAGTACCGGTTTTTCAGTTACGGTGACGCCATGTTGCTACTAAACCGGGCGTCTGAGACCGCATGA
- the tgt gene encoding tRNA guanosine(34) transglycosylase Tgt — MKFNLITNDELARRGQLQFKRGVIDTPAFMPVGTYGSVKGLSPEEVAASGAQVLLGNTFHLMLRPGSDVVKAHGSLHNFMHWEKPILTDSGGFQVWSLAEMRKITEEGASFRSPVNGDKIMLSPERSMQVQLDLGSDIVMIFDECTPYPATEKQARDSMQLSLRWARRSRDSYDQYQTNSDAALFGIVQGGMYPELRRESLHGLGEIGFDGYALGGLSVGETEEECHMILDAIANEMPADKPRYLMGVGTPEDLVEAVSRGIDMFDCVMPTRNARNGYLFTRHGVLKIRNARYERDNLPIDPECSCYTCQNYSRAYLRHLDKCREMLGPRLNTIHNLHYYQTLMRDMRNAIESGQFADFKKNFYALRES, encoded by the coding sequence ATGAAATTCAATTTAATCACAAATGACGAGCTTGCCCGTCGTGGGCAGCTGCAGTTCAAGCGTGGTGTCATTGATACCCCGGCCTTTATGCCGGTTGGTACCTATGGTTCGGTTAAAGGCCTGAGCCCGGAAGAGGTCGCAGCCAGTGGCGCCCAGGTTCTATTGGGTAATACCTTTCATCTCATGCTGCGCCCGGGCAGCGATGTGGTTAAGGCGCATGGCAGTTTGCACAATTTCATGCATTGGGAAAAACCCATACTGACCGATTCGGGCGGCTTTCAAGTTTGGAGCCTGGCCGAGATGCGCAAGATCACTGAGGAGGGCGCGAGTTTCCGTTCTCCTGTAAATGGCGACAAAATCATGCTGAGTCCGGAACGCTCCATGCAGGTTCAGCTTGATCTCGGTTCCGATATTGTGATGATCTTTGATGAGTGCACTCCGTACCCGGCCACCGAAAAGCAGGCACGAGATTCCATGCAGTTATCTTTACGCTGGGCACGCCGCAGTCGCGATTCTTATGATCAATATCAAACCAATTCTGATGCCGCCTTATTCGGGATCGTGCAAGGCGGCATGTACCCTGAGTTACGCCGTGAATCCTTGCACGGCTTGGGTGAGATCGGCTTCGATGGTTATGCGCTGGGTGGATTATCCGTCGGGGAGACTGAAGAAGAGTGTCACATGATCCTGGACGCCATCGCCAATGAGATGCCAGCCGACAAGCCACGTTATTTAATGGGTGTGGGTACACCTGAAGATCTGGTGGAAGCGGTGAGTCGAGGTATTGATATGTTTGACTGCGTGATGCCAACGCGCAATGCCCGCAACGGGTACTTGTTTACCCGTCATGGCGTGCTGAAAATCCGTAATGCCCGCTATGAGCGCGATAATCTGCCCATCGACCCCGAATGTAGCTGTTATACCTGCCAAAACTATTCGCGTGCCTACTTGCGTCATTTGGACAAATGTCGGGAAATGTTAGGGCCCAGACTCAATACCATCCACAATCTGCATTATTACCAGACTTTGATGCGCGACATGCGTAATGCCATAGAAAGTGGCCAATTTGCTGATTTTAAAAAGAATTTCTACGCCCTGCGCGAATCTTAA